CTTGCTTCCTTCTGCCTACTTGCTTCCTTATCTTTTGGCCGGGATTTCTCCATTGTGGGCTATTCATCTGAGGACTTAAAGTCCATGGACAAGCTCATTGAACTCTTTGAATCGTGGATGTCAAGACACGGCAAGATCTACGAGAGCATTGAGGAGAAGCTGCTTAGGTTTGAGATTTTCAAGGATAACCTAAAGCACATAGATGAGAGGAACAAGGTGACCAGCAGCTACTGGCTTGGGTTGACCGAGTTTGCTGATTTGAGCCACCAAGAGTTTAAGAACAAGTATCTTGGTCTTAAGGTTGACTACTCTAGAAAGAGTGAATCTCCAGAAGAGTTCACTTACAAAGATGTCGAATTGCCAAAGTCAGTGGATTGGAGAAAGAAGGGTGCTGTAACACAAGTCAAGAACCAAGGTTCATGTGGTAAGTATATCTGTTATACCAAACATTGTTCAATGATCTTTGTAGAAAGACTTCATTTCTTAGATAAAATACTGTGTATAAACGTTATAAGAACTTGATTGagttaaattcaaattcaaacccTAAAATAGTACGTCAGAACTTGTTTTGACAAATATGGAACCACCACCCAGGTATTTTCAGTATTACAAACATCATGGTCCTTTGTTCATAATTAATTGTTGATTATTGTTTCAGGTAGCTGCTGGGCATTTTCCACTGTTGTAGCAGTTGAGGGAATAAACCAGATTGTGACCGGAAATTTGACATCATTGTCTGAGCAAGAGTTGATTGACTGTGACAGAACTTACAACAATGGTTGCAATGGGGGTCTCATGGACTACGCATTCTCCTTTATAGTAGAAAATGGTGGACTCCACAAAGAGGAAGACTACCCATACATCATGGAGGAAGGTACCTGCGAGATGACAAAGGTAGTCTAAGCAAACATCAACTCTAACCTAACCTAGCACCGTCATAGGATGTTAAACTTGCCCATTAACATATTTTCGATCGGTTGTTCCACAGGAAGAAACTGAAGTTGTTACTATTAGCGGGTACCATGACGTGCCACAGAACAATGAACAGAGCCTATTGAAGGCTCTTGCAAACCAACCCCTCAGTGTGGCCATAGACGCTTCAGGAAGAGATTTCCAATTTTACAGCGGGGTATGTTTTACTATAAACTACTACAAAAACGTGGTTATTTTTATCAGAGAAACTGGTTTCAactaaaacatgtttttttttttttgtttaaaattaacgTAGGGTGTTTTCGATGGACATTGCGGAAGTGACCTAGATCATGGTGTAGCAGCTGTTGGATACGGAACTGCGAAAGGTGTGGACTATATCACTGTGAAGAATTCATGGGGTTCTAAGTGGGGAGAAAAAGGATACATTAGAATGAAGAGAAACATTGGAAAACCTGAGGGAATCTGTGGAATCTACAAGATGGCTTCTTATCCCACTAAGAAGAAATAAGATTCATCTATGCTTACCCCATTGTTGTGTCTCAATTTCTTTCCTTCATTCTACCTGTTTCAGCTTTTCCTTGAAAACAATGTAACTTTTCCCACATACTGATAATAAAAATTTCGTTAACTCTTCTCGTTATTCCCTTAAATCTTCAGGGAtttttccttcttcattcttctATGTTTCCTTTCCAAAACCGAAAGATGCAGAACTCAGACCACAGTTACCACTCTAATTTAAAGTAGTGTAATGAGagcacacacatatatatatgaTCACCATGACAAGAACATAGCACACCTTTCGTCTAGGGTTGTCTTAGAAAAATAGTCTCATACactataattaaaagaaaaaaatataacattattcTGTATTGTGAAATTTGCTATGCACCCAAAATTTTAACACGATATCAGACCAAATCCTAAAAGACTTCTCTATTACTCTACTCTATCTACCCTGATAATATGGTATCGATAACATGATTATGAGAAACAAAAGCCGTTGTTTTAacatttatcaaattatttaattaaaaaaaacatagcctttttattatatttgtttaagaaGACACTGATAATtgatattcaaaatataaataattacaataacAGAAGtatgagtgaaaaaaaaaatccatagtTTTAGCATTTGTTATACatggattaattttaatatttttactatttgtttaaaatttggaaaacaccaaaacattaaaaagaactatatttctaattattttaaacaattacttCGAATAACTTCTAGAAGATAacgattaatttattttttttaaaaagcaaTTGTTATAGAAAACTgtgtattatatttataaataagtaaataacttttttacacAACTTTAAAATTACGTTGTCGAAATGCTTAAAGATCAGTTTtagttttcataatttgcaGAATGTGATCAAcaatctaattaatttaatagaataaGAAATAGAATGAAGAATTCCTGCTACTCTACTTCGACCAACAAACCTCGactaatttaatgtaattaatattaatcttCATAAGATTGTGAAGGTAGAGTGAAGACTAAATAGATTAGGTATTATTACCACCGAAACAACTAGGATATTAAGGAAAAACTTTCAACTTAAGAATCGATTACAAATTTCAAGAACCCGATGAAAACGTTTCCACCATCTCATGATCTTACATGCCTCAAAATCTCTTGAATCACCCGAGTGCagatattgttttctttcaacttttctttatggaaaattaataaatacaGTTGTTGTTCTTTCAAAGAGAAATCTCAACCAAGTAATCCTTCTAACACGTTTTTTAACCTTTCACCagaaatatatacatatatatatatatattatttacatatGTGTTCAATCAATGTTTGAAGCCTTTGTCTTGCATTAATCTAGTTGGTCCGAAACATaagtaaaatatatagtatCCGAATAAGTTCTCCTACTGCACCGAAATTACGGCATGTGATATAGTATTACTATGCTTTGATGTAAAGCCACGTCAAAAGAACATGCATGCTTGAAGCATACTACTCATAACAATTCCAAAATCTAAAGCAcaaaacctatatatatataaggctcTCTTTCCTATTCTTCTTCATCCCTTACCTATTCACATTATTCAACAACCATAGCCATGGCTTTCTCCTCCTCTAAGTTACTTCTCCTTGCCTGTTCCTTCTGCCTGTTCTCATCTTTGGCTTTTGGACGCGATTTCTCCATTGTGGGGTACTCATCGGAGGACTTAAACTCCATGGATAAGCTCATTGAACTCTTTGAATCGTGGATGTCTAGGTACGGCAAGATTTACGAGAGCATTGAGGAGAAGCTGCTGAGGTTCGACATTTTCAAAGACAACTTAAAGCACATAGATGAGAGAAACAACGTGATCAGCAACTACTGGCTTGGGTTGAACGAGTTTGCTGATTTGAGCCACCAAGAGTTCAAGAACAAATATCTAGGGCTTAAGGTTGACTACTCTAGAAGGAGAGAATCCCAAGAAGAATTCACTTACAAGGATGTTGAATTGCCAAAATCAGTTGATTGGAGAAAGAAGGGTGCTGTAACGCAAGTCAAGAACCAAGGTTCATGTGGTAAGTATATACATAATCGTAATTATGATTCATGGTCCTAGCTACTCAagaaattattatattgtttgtGATTCTAGCTTTTATCTGTGACACaataatataagaaacatgATTCCGTGTCAAATAGAGATTAACAGCTCTATATGATATCATCTAGCCATTAATGACATGGTTAATTACCATGTTGATTGTTGCAGGTAGCTGCTGGGCATTTTCCACTGTTGCAGCGGTTGAAGGAATAAACCAACTTGTGACGGGAAATTTGACATCTTTGTCTGAGCAAGAATTGATTGACTGTGACAGAACTTACAACAGTGGTTGCAATGGGGGGCTCATGGATTATGCATTCTCTTTTATAGTAGAAAACGGTGGACTCCATAAAGAGGAAGACTATCCTTACATTATGGAGGAGGGTACTTGCGAGATGACAAAGGTAACCTAAACAAAATTCAAGTTTAAAGTAACATCGCTATCAGATAGATAAGCTAAAAGTCTTTCACCTGTTCCATCACCAGGAAGAAACTGAAGTTGTCACAATTAGCGGGTACCATGACGTCCCACAAAACAATGAACAGAGCCTATTGAAGGCTCTTGCGAACCAACCCCTCAGTGTGGCCATAGAGGCTTCAAGCAGAGATTTCCAATTTTACAGTGGGGTACGTTAAATTATAAACCAAGTGTTACTATGATGGCAAATATGGCTACTTTTTTCTTATAGAAGAAACTAGTTTTAATAAACTGAGTTTAATTGATTGCTGTATTCAGGGTGTTTTTGATGGACATTGCGGAAGTGACTTAGATCACGGAGTGGCAGCTGTTGGATACGGAACTTCAAAAGGAGTGGATTATATCATCGTGAAAAATTCATGGGGATCTAAGTGGGGAGAAAAAGGGTACATAAGAATGAAGAGAAACATCGGAAAACCTGAAGGAATCTGCGGAATCTATAAGATGGCTTCTTATCCTACCAAgaagaaataag
This Vigna angularis cultivar LongXiaoDou No.4 chromosome 4, ASM1680809v1, whole genome shotgun sequence DNA region includes the following protein-coding sequences:
- the LOC128196290 gene encoding cysteine protease XCP2-like; translated protein: HSSSSLFSHTHTSTTLAMAFSSKLLLLASFCLLASLSFGRDFSIVGYSSEDLKSMDKLIELFESWMSRHGKIYESIEEKLLRFEIFKDNLKHIDERNKVTSSYWLGLTEFADLSHQEFKNKYLGLKVDYSRKSESPEEFTYKDVELPKSVDWRKKGAVTQVKNQGSCGSCWAFSTVVAVEGINQIVTGNLTSLSEQELIDCDRTYNNGCNGGLMDYAFSFIVENGGLHKEEDYPYIMEEGTCEMTKEETEVVTISGYHDVPQNNEQSLLKALANQPLSVAIDASGRDFQFYSGGVFDGHCGSDLDHGVAAVGYGTAKGVDYITVKNSWGSKWGEKGYIRMKRNIGKPEGICGIYKMASYPTKKK
- the LOC108341312 gene encoding cysteine protease XCP2 — protein: MAFSSSKLLLLACSFCLFSSLAFGRDFSIVGYSSEDLNSMDKLIELFESWMSRYGKIYESIEEKLLRFDIFKDNLKHIDERNNVISNYWLGLNEFADLSHQEFKNKYLGLKVDYSRRRESQEEFTYKDVELPKSVDWRKKGAVTQVKNQGSCGSCWAFSTVAAVEGINQLVTGNLTSLSEQELIDCDRTYNSGCNGGLMDYAFSFIVENGGLHKEEDYPYIMEEGTCEMTKEETEVVTISGYHDVPQNNEQSLLKALANQPLSVAIEASSRDFQFYSGGVFDGHCGSDLDHGVAAVGYGTSKGVDYIIVKNSWGSKWGEKGYIRMKRNIGKPEGICGIYKMASYPTKKK